The Sesamum indicum cultivar Zhongzhi No. 13 linkage group LG2, S_indicum_v1.0, whole genome shotgun sequence genome contains a region encoding:
- the LOC105177783 gene encoding uncharacterized protein LOC105177783, protein MGPRRTATAARASGQDPESPRHAAASSSERAENPEDGHSRLVELETKVSSLESEITVLNSELDECRQVIQEMAGVFANDSIADMRRDMEQMAIQIGLLQRAVGSTPMVAHDPGARLRIPEPKAYSGERDAKEVENFLFDMEQYFLAADVRDEARKVATATMYLTGDAKLWWRTKFAEIQAHQIQLDTWALLREAIREQFFPENVEYNARRALRKLEHTGSVREYVKAFSALRLNIRDMSEADKLFTFREGLKQWARNELQRQRVTDLSSAIIAAERLADFNLETQKDRQATPSPEREKSNGTRWFRNNFNRGGGDQRPHSQNGSQGSSNRNKPQENRQGAPERRRGCLICDGPHMYRDCPKRQVLNALATTFTDKASSSKSVEPQAEAGGENDTEEYEHNLGAVNQWCNTFSTVAAKRVAPPLAKRTIPALTVEQPEKKEEEVQPRIPRKKGLMFVDVKIHGKPIRAMIDTGASHNYLASAEVARLGLVLEKGVGRVKAINSAAQPIAGVAKSVLIKVGAYEGKTNLSVVAMDDFKLILGLEFLRDTRTAVLPHADSLMMLGAKPCVIPTLAGRTGEKNLSAMQFEKGRKQDEISYLGTLCFEEMEEVSGPTPGGSKELLGESKDVMPDELPRKLPPKRAVDHEIELVPGTRPPARAPYRIPQPKLVELRTQSADALSRRADLANLESIAALSSSAAAISTKDQVRELLPRDPAARRLIRLVEQGKARHFLIEDGLLMTKGNRVYVPRGGDLRKSLLSECHDTL, encoded by the coding sequence ATGGGGCCGAGGCGGACCGCTACTGCTGCGAGGGCATCGGGGCAAGATCCGGAAAGCCCGCGACATGCCGCAGCTTCATCCAGCGAGAGAGCTGAGAACCCGGAGGACGGACACTCCCGGTTGGTGGAATTGGAGACAAAGGTCTCTTCCCTAGAATCTGAGATCACGGTGCTGAATTCGGAGTTGGACGAATGTCGGCAGGTGATTCAGGAGATGGCTGGCGTATTCGCAAACGACAGCATTGCCGATATGAGGCGTGACATGGAGCAAATGGCCATTCAGATTGGGTTGCTCCAGCGTGCAGTGGGTAGCACGCCTATGGTTGCTCACGACCCCGGTGCTAGGCTTCGAATACCAGAACCAAAGGCCTATAGCGGTGAGCGTGATGCAAAGGAGGTCGAGAACTTCCTCTTCGACATGGAACAGTACTTCCTTGCGGCAGACGTGCGGGACGAGGCAAGGAAGGTTGCGACTGCGACCATGTACCTGACTGGTGACGCAAAGCTGTGGTGGCGGACCAAGTTTGCGGAAATCCAGGCTCATCAAATACAGCTCGACACGTGGGCTCTTCTACGGGAGGCGATCAGAGAGCAGTTCTTCCCCGAGAATGTGGAGTACAATGCCAGGAGGGCATTGCGAAAGCTTGAACATACAGGTTCCGTGCGAGAATATGTCAAAGCTTTCTCAGCGCTGAGGCTGAACATCCGAGACATGTCGGAGGCAGACAAGCTGTTCACTTTCAGGGAAGGCTTGAAACAGTGGGCGAGAAACGAGTTGCAGAGGCAACGAGTGACCGATTTGAGTTCGGCTATTATAGCGGCCGAACGCCTGGCCGATTTCAACCTAGAGACTCAAAAGGATAGGCAGGCGACGCCTAGTCCTGAGCGGGAGAAGTCGAATGGGACGAGATGGTTCAGGAATAACTTCAACAGAGGTGGGGGAGACCAGAGGCCCCACTCTCAGAATGGCTCACAGGGCAGTTCAAACAGGAACAAGCCCCAAGAGAACAGGCAGGGAGCACCCGAGAGGAGAAGAGGGTGTTTGATCTGCGATGGTCCGCATATGTATCGGGATTGCCCGAAGAGACAGGTGTTGAATGCACTGGCAACGACCTTTACCGACAAGGCGTCGTCCTCAAAGAGTGTGGAGCCACAAGCAGAGGCAGGTGGTGAGAATGACACGGAGGAGTATGAGCACAACTTGGGGGCCGTGAACCAATGGTGCAACACATTCTCTACGGTGGCGGCAAAGAGAGTTGCGCCACCCCTTGCGAAAAGGACCATCCCGGCGCTTACTGTGGAGCAGccggaaaagaaagaagaagaagttcaGCCCCGGATTCCTAGGAAGAAAGGGTTGATGTTCGTGGATGTGAAGATTCATGGCAAGCCGATTCGTGCCATGATCGACACTGGAGCCTCTCACAACTACCTTGCGAGCGCCGAAGTGGCGAGACTCGGGCTCGTGCTGGAGAAGGGAGTTGGGCGTGTGAAGGCGATCAACTCGGCTGCACAACCCATTGCCGGTGTAGCCAAGTCTGTGCTGATCAAGGTTGGTGCTTATGAGGGCAAGACCAATCTTTCTGTGGTGGCAATGGACGACTTCAAGCTGAtccttgggcttgaatttcTACGGGATACACGCACCGCTGTCTTACCTCATGCCGATTCGCTAATGATGTTGGGGGCGAAGCCGTGTGTCATCCCTACCTTGGCCGGACGTACAGGAGAGAAGAACTTGTCGGCCATGCAGTTTGAGAAGGGGCGCAAGCAGGATGAGATCTCCTACTTGGGTACCCTTTGTTTTGAAGAGATGGAAGAGGTGTCAGGGCCCACCCCGGGCGGTAGTAAGGAACTGTTGGGGGAGTCTAAAGACGTGATGCCAGACGAGCTGCCTCGGAAGCTACCACCGAAGAGGGCAGTGGATCACGAGATCGAGTTGGTGCCTGGCACGAGACCGCCCGCTAGGGCACCGTACAGAATACCGCAACCTAAGCTTGTGGAGCTTAGGACGCAGTCAGCAGATGCCTTGAGCCGTAGGGCGGACTTGGCGAACTTGGAGTCGATAGCAGCGCTCTCTTCTAGTGCGGCTGCTATCTCTACGAAGGATCAAGTGCGGGAGTTACTACCGAGAGATCCCGCGGCGCGACGCCTGATTCGGCTTGTCGAGCAGGGCAAGGCTCGACACTTTCTGATCGAGGATGGATTGCTGATGACCAAGGGAAACCGCGTATACGTTCCGAGAGGCGGGGACCTACGGAAATCACTTCTTTCCGAATGCCACGATACACTTTAG
- the LOC105177793 gene encoding G2/mitotic-specific cyclin-2-like isoform X3 yields the protein MEEKKRGFSALSRCVSAMASRSCSAAERREVVPGAIKHKNVGAERKNRRALGDIGNVVTGGGVEGKQLPQEFCAQLLANEQAAAAENNKAANANGANCGGWSSAGKESCRAQKNAAATTKPKPEEIIEISPDITEVAELKEKAGEKSMKKKAPTLTSTLTARSKAAYGLSNKPKVQIVVIDATDVNNDLVVVEYVDEIYKFYKSVELLSYS from the exons atggaggaaaagaaaagagggtTCAGCGCTTTATCAAGGTGTGTTTCAGCAATGGCTTCGAGGAGTTGTTCAGCAGCAGAACGAAG AGAGGTAGTCCCGGGGGCTATTAAGCACAAGAATGTGGGAGCAGAAAGGAAGAATCGTCGTGCACTAGGTGACATAGGAAATGTGGTTACCGGTGGTGGGGTCGAGGGGAAGCAGCTTCCTCAG gAGTTTTGTGCTCAGTTACTGGCCAATGAACAGGCTGCAGCAGCTGAAAACAACAAG GCTGCAAATGCCAATGGAGCCAATTGTGGTGGATGGAGCTCTGCTGGAAAAGAGAGCTGCCGTGCTCAGAAAAACGCTGCAGCAACCACCAAACCTAAGCCAGAGGAGATAATTGAAATTAGTCCCGATATTACAGAAGTTGCAGAGCTCAAGGAGAAGGCCGGAGAGAAGTCGATGAAGAAGAAAGCTCCAACTCTTACTTCAACTCTCACTGCTAGAAGCAAG GCTGCATATGGGCTAAGCAATAAACCAAAGGTGCAAATAGTCGTCATAGATGCTACTGACGTGAATAATGACTTGGTTGTTGTTGAATATGTTGATGAGATCTACAAGTTCTACAAGTCAGTTGAG CTGCTGAGTTATTCCTGA
- the LOC105177793 gene encoding G2/mitotic-specific cyclin-2-like isoform X2: MEEKKRGFSALSRCVSAMASRSCSAAERREVVPGAIKHKNVGAERKNRRALGDIGNVVTGGGVEGKQLPQEFCAQLLANEQAAAAENNKAANANGANCGGWSSAGKESCRAQKNAAATTKPKPEEIIEISPDITEVAELKEKAGEKSMKKKAPTLTSTLTARSKAAYGLSNKPKVQIVVIDATDVNNDLVVVEYVDEIYKFYKSVEARLHQEGSYSWWGWEQCL; encoded by the exons atggaggaaaagaaaagagggtTCAGCGCTTTATCAAG GTGTGTTTCAGCAATGGCTTCGAGGAGTTGTTCAGCAGCAGAACGAAG AGAGGTAGTCCCGGGGGCTATTAAGCACAAGAATGTGGGAGCAGAAAGGAAGAATCGTCGTGCACTAGGTGACATAGGAAATGTGGTTACCGGTGGTGGGGTCGAGGGGAAGCAGCTTCCTCAG gAGTTTTGTGCTCAGTTACTGGCCAATGAACAGGCTGCAGCAGCTGAAAACAACAAG GCTGCAAATGCCAATGGAGCCAATTGTGGTGGATGGAGCTCTGCTGGAAAAGAGAGCTGCCGTGCTCAGAAAAACGCTGCAGCAACCACCAAACCTAAGCCAGAGGAGATAATTGAAATTAGTCCCGATATTACAGAAGTTGCAGAGCTCAAGGAGAAGGCCGGAGAGAAGTCGATGAAGAAGAAAGCTCCAACTCTTACTTCAACTCTCACTGCTAGAAGCAAG GCTGCATATGGGCTAAGCAATAAACCAAAGGTGCAAATAGTCGTCATAGATGCTACTGACGTGAATAATGACTTGGTTGTTGTTGAATATGTTGATGAGATCTACAAGTTCTACAAGTCAGTTGAG GCAAGACTACATCAAGAAGGGAGCTACAGTTGGTGGGGTTGGGAGCAATGCTTATAG
- the LOC105177793 gene encoding G2/mitotic-specific cyclin-2-like isoform X1, which translates to MEEKKRGFSALSRCVSAMASRSCSAAERREVVPGAIKHKNVGAERKNRRALGDIGNVVTGGGVEGKQLPQEFCAQLLANEQAAAAENNKAANANGANCGGWSSAGKESCRAQKNAAATTKPKPEEIIEISPDITEVAELKEKAGEKSMKKKAPTLTSTLTARSKAAYGLSNKPKVQIVVIDATDVNNDLVVVEYVDEIYKFYKSVEARLHQEGSYSWWGWEQCL; encoded by the exons atggaggaaaagaaaagagggtTCAGCGCTTTATCAAGGTGTGTTTCAGCAATGGCTTCGAGGAGTTGTTCAGCAGCAGAACGAAG AGAGGTAGTCCCGGGGGCTATTAAGCACAAGAATGTGGGAGCAGAAAGGAAGAATCGTCGTGCACTAGGTGACATAGGAAATGTGGTTACCGGTGGTGGGGTCGAGGGGAAGCAGCTTCCTCAG gAGTTTTGTGCTCAGTTACTGGCCAATGAACAGGCTGCAGCAGCTGAAAACAACAAG GCTGCAAATGCCAATGGAGCCAATTGTGGTGGATGGAGCTCTGCTGGAAAAGAGAGCTGCCGTGCTCAGAAAAACGCTGCAGCAACCACCAAACCTAAGCCAGAGGAGATAATTGAAATTAGTCCCGATATTACAGAAGTTGCAGAGCTCAAGGAGAAGGCCGGAGAGAAGTCGATGAAGAAGAAAGCTCCAACTCTTACTTCAACTCTCACTGCTAGAAGCAAG GCTGCATATGGGCTAAGCAATAAACCAAAGGTGCAAATAGTCGTCATAGATGCTACTGACGTGAATAATGACTTGGTTGTTGTTGAATATGTTGATGAGATCTACAAGTTCTACAAGTCAGTTGAG GCAAGACTACATCAAGAAGGGAGCTACAGTTGGTGGGGTTGGGAGCAATGCTTATAG
- the LOC105177793 gene encoding G2/mitotic-specific cyclin-2-like isoform X4, with product MASRSCSAAERREVVPGAIKHKNVGAERKNRRALGDIGNVVTGGGVEGKQLPQEFCAQLLANEQAAAAENNKAANANGANCGGWSSAGKESCRAQKNAAATTKPKPEEIIEISPDITEVAELKEKAGEKSMKKKAPTLTSTLTARSKAAYGLSNKPKVQIVVIDATDVNNDLVVVEYVDEIYKFYKSVEARLHQEGSYSWWGWEQCL from the exons ATGGCTTCGAGGAGTTGTTCAGCAGCAGAACGAAG AGAGGTAGTCCCGGGGGCTATTAAGCACAAGAATGTGGGAGCAGAAAGGAAGAATCGTCGTGCACTAGGTGACATAGGAAATGTGGTTACCGGTGGTGGGGTCGAGGGGAAGCAGCTTCCTCAG gAGTTTTGTGCTCAGTTACTGGCCAATGAACAGGCTGCAGCAGCTGAAAACAACAAG GCTGCAAATGCCAATGGAGCCAATTGTGGTGGATGGAGCTCTGCTGGAAAAGAGAGCTGCCGTGCTCAGAAAAACGCTGCAGCAACCACCAAACCTAAGCCAGAGGAGATAATTGAAATTAGTCCCGATATTACAGAAGTTGCAGAGCTCAAGGAGAAGGCCGGAGAGAAGTCGATGAAGAAGAAAGCTCCAACTCTTACTTCAACTCTCACTGCTAGAAGCAAG GCTGCATATGGGCTAAGCAATAAACCAAAGGTGCAAATAGTCGTCATAGATGCTACTGACGTGAATAATGACTTGGTTGTTGTTGAATATGTTGATGAGATCTACAAGTTCTACAAGTCAGTTGAG GCAAGACTACATCAAGAAGGGAGCTACAGTTGGTGGGGTTGGGAGCAATGCTTATAG
- the LOC110011285 gene encoding uncharacterized protein LOC110011285 isoform X2, with amino-acid sequence MLSKRIDELKNIHGGKAEEWFTSLSSNSIESHEQLVQKFTFHFASKRKQKSLKKGSFASALARDLPTDVEQLMALAQKYIDEEEMNAMKDREWRGKITSLIVGLFM; translated from the exons ATGCTGAGCAAGCGGATTGATGAGCTGAAGAATATTCACGGAG GAAAGGCTGAGGAGTGGTTCACGAGTTTGTCCTCCAATAGCATAGAGTCACATGAGCAGCTGGTACAGAAATTTACATTCCATTTCGCAAGCAAAAGGAAACAGAAGAG TTTGAAGAAAGGGTCGTTTGCATCGGCATTGGCAAGAGATCTGCCAACTGATGTGGAACAGTTGATGGCGCTGGCACAGAAATACATAGATGAGGAGGAGATGAATGCGATGAAAGATAGAGAATGGAGgggaaaaattacatctctaATCGTCGGGCTTTTTATGTAA
- the LOC110011285 gene encoding uncharacterized protein LOC110011285 isoform X1 codes for MPDLPKYDGTKDPQEHVANFDLVMNLYEQSGTINSKLFVTTFTGKAEEWFTSLSSNSIESHEQLVQKFTFHFASKRKQKSLKKGSFASALARDLPTDVEQLMALAQKYIDEEEMNAMKDREWRGKITSLIVGLFM; via the exons ATGCCCGACCTCCCAAAATATGATGGGACCAAGGATCCACAGGAGCATGTTGCAAACTTTGACCTGGTAATGAATCTTTATGAACAATCTGGTACCATTAATTCGAAGTTGTTTGTCACTACTTTTACAGGAAAGGCTGAGGAGTGGTTCACGAGTTTGTCCTCCAATAGCATAGAGTCACATGAGCAGCTGGTACAGAAATTTACATTCCATTTCGCAAGCAAAAGGAAACAGAAGAG TTTGAAGAAAGGGTCGTTTGCATCGGCATTGGCAAGAGATCTGCCAACTGATGTGGAACAGTTGATGGCGCTGGCACAGAAATACATAGATGAGGAGGAGATGAATGCGATGAAAGATAGAGAATGGAGgggaaaaattacatctctaATCGTCGGGCTTTTTATGTAA